Proteins encoded together in one Lathyrus oleraceus cultivar Zhongwan6 chromosome 5, CAAS_Psat_ZW6_1.0, whole genome shotgun sequence window:
- the LOC127086920 gene encoding protein E6, giving the protein MASLANQLSFFSLFFFLLLLSPQIQARQNKFFSFFSHFKTTNNVNDPQLPQPPSPSLAPAQEPAAAPEIGRTTVPSGPAPEPEFLVETGNGYGLYGIDSTQYSSTKETPKTITDFENELLNEDFNDDKSYKTGDPQTNLHNNNEVYTKSYNSEEYKNNYNSEDHKNNYNSEEYKNNYNSEDHKNNYNSEEYKNNYNNYNKNYGNGYERKGEFGMSDTRFVENGKYHYNVNSENENYNNLNGYESGRGNTENEGYYEKNQHPNEFETMEEYEKQQEAQGYTYTP; this is encoded by the coding sequence ATGGCTTCTCTTGCAAACCAACTCTCTTTCTTCTCCTTATTCTTTTTCTTGCTTCTACTTTCACCACAAATTCAAGCTAGACAAAACAAGTTCTTTAGCTTCTTCTCTCATTTCAAAACCACCAACAATGTCAATGATCCTCAATTACCTCAACCTCCATCTCCGTCACTGGCACCGGCACAAGAGCCTGCTGCAGCACCGGAAATTGGAAGAACTACTGTACCGTCAGGACCGGCACCGGAGCCTGAGTTTTTAGTCGAAACGGGAAACGGTTATGGTCTATATGGAATTGATTCTACTCAATATTCTTCAACCAAAGAAACTCCAAAAACCATAACAGACTTTGAAAATGAACTTCTTAATGAAGACTTCAATGATGATAAGAGCTACAAAACAGGTGATCCTCAAACCAATCTCCATAACAACAATGAAGTGTACACAAAAAGCTACAACAGTGAAGAGTACAAGAACAATTACAACAGTGAAGATCACAAGAACAATTACAACAGTGAAGAGTACAAGAACAATTACAACAGTGAAGATCACAAGAACAATTACAACAGTGAAGAGTACAAGAACAATTACAACAACTACAACAAGAACTATGGTAATGGTTATGAGAGGAAAGGAGAATTTGGAATGAGTGATACAAGGTTCGTGGAGAATGGAAAGTATCATTACAACGTAAATAGTGAAAATGAGAATTATAATAACCTTAATGGTTATGAATCAGGGAGAGGAAATACTGAAAATGAAGGTTACTATGAAAAAAATCAGCATCCAAATGAGTTTGAGACTATGGAAGAGTATGAGAAGCAACAAGAAGCACAAGGTTACACATACACACCATGA